In Runella sp. SP2, the genomic window CAACCCTGTTTCACAGACGCTTTACTTGAAGGTGAAAAATGTGAAAGGTGTTTCGGTGAACTTAGATTTGATGGATATTTCTGGTCGCAAAGTGCTTGGACGCTCGTTTGTCCCTGAATCTAACCAACACCAAGAGGAGTTTGACGTGAGTCAAATGGTCAATGGGATGTATTTCTTACGGATCAATGCTGGCGCTAAGCAAACAACCTTGAAGGTGCTAAAAATGAGTAAGTAATATTGGTCGCTCTGCTATAATAAAACCCCGTTTAACCTTAAAGTTAAACGGGGTTTTTGCATTATTGGATATTATCTGAGGTCGATTATCAACGAGAATTTGTCGTGTCCACGGGCACTTGAGGATCGTGATCACTATCATCAAATGTGGGTAGCATATCCAACGTATCATTCACCACGCTAGTCGAGTCAGCAATGGTTTCAATCGGGGAAGATGGTGCACAATCACGGTAACTTTTCAGGATGGCGATGGTTGGTTTGGGGAATGGTCCACGAACATAGCCAATATTAGGGTCATCATAGACTTTTTCTAAAAACCGTCCCACTAACGGAAGGGCTGTTTTGGCTCCTTCGCCCAGGTTCGTACTGCGGAAGTGGATGCTTCGGTCGTCGCCGCCTACCCATGCGCCTACCACAAGGTCTTTGGTGACACCCATAAACCAGCCATCAGAGTTGTTGGAAGTGGTTCCTGTTTTACCACCGATTTCAAATCCTTTTTTGAATAAACTACCGAAAGTCCACATATTTTGGGAAGTGCCCCCTGGTTCTTCAATACCGCCTTTGAGCATGTGAACCATCAAAAATGCCGATTCTTCGCTGATAACTTGCTTACTTTTCGGGGCAAAACTTGCAATTTCACTGCCATTGGAATCTAAAATACGAGCCACCACGATAGGGTCTGTATGTTTGCCGTGATTAGGAAAAACGCTGTAGGCAGTTACCATGTCGAAAAGTGAAACGTCAAAAGGGCCAAGTCCAATAGAAGCCACGGGCTTTAGTGCGGTGGTTATTCCTAGTTTTTGGGCATATTTAACAACGGCCTGTGCCCCAATTCGATTGGTCAAATGCGCAGTAACGGAGTTAATGGAGCGAGCCAATGCCCTACGAAGCGTCAGTTCTTGGTAAGTAAAACCACCCGTAGAGTTTTTGGGGCGCCAAATGCGGGTCGTGTCTTTACCTTTGACTTTCTCCCGAACTTCAATCTCAAACGGTTCGTCTTTCATTTTATCACAAGGAGAAAGATTAAAGGCCGAGCTGTCGATGGCAGCGCAGTAAACAAACGGTTTGAAAGTTGAACCTGGTTGGCGTTTCCCTTGCTGAACGGCATCGTACTTGAAAAATTTGTAATTTAAACCTCCCACCCAGGCTTTTACTTGACCTGTGTAAGGATCCATGGCCATCATGCCCGCCCGTAAAATGCGTTTGTAGTAATTGAGCGAATCTATCGAGCTCATCACGACCTTTTTATCCCGTCCTGTTTTCCAATCATAAATGGTCATGGTATCTTTTTTATTCATATAATACCAGATGGAATCCTGACGGACGGTCGAGTCTAATTTGGCAAAACGTTTGGAAAGGGCTTTGTAACGATCAGTACGCTTGGCTACATCCGTGAGGAAGTTGGGGATTTCTACCCCTTTTTCGTCGCGCCAAGGATTTTGGTTTAACCAGTGATTTTCAAACGTTTGTTGGAGCATTTTCATCCGTTCAAACGTAGCTTCCACGGCGTATTTCTGCATCCGTGAGTCTATCGTGGTGTAGATTTTAAGGCCATCTTTATAAGGGTCGTAGTCGTTTTCTTCCCCCCATTTTTCCATAAAATCTTCCACACTTCCGTTGAAATACTGATAAATCGCGTATTCGTTATTTTCGTCGTTAAAGCGCTCAGGAGTAAGTTTGAGGTCAATCGGCGATTTAGACAAGGAATCCACCGTGGCCTGTTTTAAGTACCCGTATTTCACCATCTGATTCATCACTGTATTCCGACGAATAAGAGAACGATCATAGTTTTTAACGGGGTTGTAAAGGGTTGTTCCTTTTTGAAGCCCCACCAACACAGCAGCCTCTTGAATAGTCAGGTTGTATGGCCCTTTATCGAAATAAAAACGAGCGGCTGTTTTAATTCCGTAGGTATTGTTTCCGTAGTCAACGGTGTTAAAGTACATCGTCAAAATTTCCTCTTTGGAAAAATTTCGTTCGAGCCGAATGGCCGTCAACCACTCTTTAGTTTTGTACAATACCGTTCTAATCAGAGGAATATTGCCAAGTAACCCCCGTGCTGACTTACGGCGCGTGCGAAAAAGCTTTTTGGCCAACTGTTGGGTAATGGTACTACCGCCTCCGCGTTCTCCGCCTTTTAAAATCCCGACGGCAACCCCAAAAAGTGCGCGGGAGTCAATGCCCGAGTGCTCATAAAAACGAGCATCTTCTGTCGCAATGAGTGCCTTAACAAGGTAAGGGGACAAACTATCGAAATCTACGGGAGTCCGATTTTCGGTATATAATTTCCCGATAAGTTTCCCGTCTGCCGAATAAATCTCCGAAGCCTGCGCTACTTTTGGGTTTTGTAGTTCTTCGACACTCGGCATACTTCCGCAGAGCCATAAGAAGTTTGTTTCTACACAAAAAATGTAAAAAACAAAAGCGCCTAATCCGTAAATAAATGTTTTCCAGGCGGTTACGACGGGTTTGTAGTAGGGTGAATTAACGTCAACGCGTGCGTAGTAGTAATCCCAGAGTCGTTTTGTAAGCTGTTGGTATTGGTTGGTCCATTCGTTGAGACGATCGAGTCCCACGATTTTGGCGAGCAGTTGGTACAGCAAAGCTCCGAGCCATTTTCCGAATTTTCGAAAAGGTGTGGTGATTTTCTGCCAAAGTGCTCCTATTTTCTCCAAAAAATCCTGCATATCTGATATTCTGAATGAGTTTTGGGGTCAAAGATAGGGTTATTGGGATAAATCAAAAAATGATGTTTGACCCAATTATTTATCGACCTTTTGGAATGACATCAACGGCTACGGATAATGTGTGCCGTCCTGAACTAAAAATAATACCTTTGAGGGGAGCAATGTCGCTGTAATCGCGACCATAGGCTGTCACAATGTGGCGTTCTTGCGGAATCATGTCGTTGGTAGGGTCAAATTCGCACCAACCAAAAGGCGGAATATATACCGATACCCAAGCATGGGAAGCATCCGAGCCTTGGAGTTTCTTTTTGCCAGGAGGCGGTAGGGTTTCCAGATAACCGCTTACGTAACGCGCAGGAAAACCCATGCTTCGTAAACTGGCAATGGCCAAATGTGAAAAATCCTGACAAACACCTCGTTTTTCTTTGAGCACCGTTTGCAGGGGCGTTTGAACGGTCGTAAAATTAGAATCAAACTTAAATTCTGTAAAAATGGCGTGACAAAGGTCTTTGACGCAGGTGTAAAGCAGTTTGTTGGGCAAAAAAAAGCGTTGGGCAAAGGCGGTAATTTCGTCGTCCCAAGCAATAAAATAACTAGGAAGTAGGTACTGAAGCAAGTCCACCTTCAAGGCGCGTGTACCCCAAATATGTTCTTTGGCTGCTTGGCAGGTCATTGAAAGGGGCTCGTTGACGGGTTCTTTGGCAAAACTTTCTACATCGCTTTCGGCAACCAC contains:
- a CDS encoding transglutaminase family protein, with protein sequence MRYKLTHRTKYNYFGSVSTYHSLVCLQPRQLEAQICRHFELRISPAPAEIVTRTDYFGNTLHYFSIDVAHKELIVVAESDVESFAKEPVNEPLSMTCQAAKEHIWGTRALKVDLLQYLLPSYFIAWDDEITAFAQRFFLPNKLLYTCVKDLCHAIFTEFKFDSNFTTVQTPLQTVLKEKRGVCQDFSHLAIASLRSMGFPARYVSGYLETLPPPGKKKLQGSDASHAWVSVYIPPFGWCEFDPTNDMIPQERHIVTAYGRDYSDIAPLKGIIFSSGRHTLSVAVDVIPKGR
- a CDS encoding penicillin-binding protein 1A; translated protein: MQDFLEKIGALWQKITTPFRKFGKWLGALLYQLLAKIVGLDRLNEWTNQYQQLTKRLWDYYYARVDVNSPYYKPVVTAWKTFIYGLGAFVFYIFCVETNFLWLCGSMPSVEELQNPKVAQASEIYSADGKLIGKLYTENRTPVDFDSLSPYLVKALIATEDARFYEHSGIDSRALFGVAVGILKGGERGGGSTITQQLAKKLFRTRRKSARGLLGNIPLIRTVLYKTKEWLTAIRLERNFSKEEILTMYFNTVDYGNNTYGIKTAARFYFDKGPYNLTIQEAAVLVGLQKGTTLYNPVKNYDRSLIRRNTVMNQMVKYGYLKQATVDSLSKSPIDLKLTPERFNDENNEYAIYQYFNGSVEDFMEKWGEENDYDPYKDGLKIYTTIDSRMQKYAVEATFERMKMLQQTFENHWLNQNPWRDEKGVEIPNFLTDVAKRTDRYKALSKRFAKLDSTVRQDSIWYYMNKKDTMTIYDWKTGRDKKVVMSSIDSLNYYKRILRAGMMAMDPYTGQVKAWVGGLNYKFFKYDAVQQGKRQPGSTFKPFVYCAAIDSSAFNLSPCDKMKDEPFEIEVREKVKGKDTTRIWRPKNSTGGFTYQELTLRRALARSINSVTAHLTNRIGAQAVVKYAQKLGITTALKPVASIGLGPFDVSLFDMVTAYSVFPNHGKHTDPIVVARILDSNGSEIASFAPKSKQVISEESAFLMVHMLKGGIEEPGGTSQNMWTFGSLFKKGFEIGGKTGTTSNNSDGWFMGVTKDLVVGAWVGGDDRSIHFRSTNLGEGAKTALPLVGRFLEKVYDDPNIGYVRGPFPKPTIAILKSYRDCAPSSPIETIADSTSVVNDTLDMLPTFDDSDHDPQVPVDTTNSR